Within Mytilus edulis chromosome 10, xbMytEdul2.2, whole genome shotgun sequence, the genomic segment acccccctttttttggacaatcaaatGCATTTGAATATGATATACGGTTGGAACCCCCATCCGTCTGCAAATGGCTGGATCAGCCCATACAACCACAAAGACTCCTATAATGTTAAATCTAACTGATGTGATACCAATCACACAACATGTTTACATCCATACATTTCTGACTTTACAGTGTTCATTAATACAATACTCAATGTATCTGATGGTCTATACAGTGTTCATTAATATAAGagggggggcaggacctttttctgGACGTTgggatctggtgtttttaagctcgggattttggAATTGGACCTTTTGGGATCTGgccgatttctttttttttaattttgggatgtcggatttatctttttttatattcaggaCCTCGGGAtatcatgtttttaagcccgggatttcgggatcaggacccctctgacCCCCCTCATATAATACTCAATGTACCTGATGGACTGTAGGCTCTGAATGTATTTCATCATCAAGTTGTTGTAAAGTCTCTATCTTCTTTGTCAGATATTCTCCTGGTATTCTTCTATGAGCAAGTAATTCTGATAATTTATCCATCTGTTAACACATTTATGAGTGAATAAGTATTtgatatgaaatatataaatatatatgtatctcAGACACATACCATCATTTCGTCATAACTCAATTATTTTGACAAGTTAGAAAAAAAGGTTTTTACAGAACCCTTGTTGGGCTTCAGATTTTCAAACAGGTGTTTGGTTTATTCACACTTTAAATAACTAGATAAGATTGATATGTGTCCTCGGAAGACAGGTTTCACTGttattaataaaacatatgtTATATTACTGCGACTTGACGGTAAGTGTTTGGGACTTTGTTCATTgaatatcatttgtaaatgtataagAATATGATACAGAGTTAAACTAATTGAGACTGCAGCTATCCATTTCTAACCTTTATTCCCAGTTGATTAAATAgtatttctgataaaaaaaatttacaaatttaattttgcttacaattttaaaaataagaagctGTGGAATGTtaactaatgagacaactatccactaaagacCAGTAACATGGGAGATAACCACTAAAGGTCAACCAAGATACAGCAAATTTATATAGCACTtgttgaaaaacttttaaaaaaactcTTGGTTCACCATTATAACCATTGAATCCTGGAAAAAAACGGTAccagaaaaaaaaagatgatatattaaatttgattatttaacaatTCCTTACAgagatatatatacaatattttatatagatgagacagtttaaaaggttttacacttgtaatttttggggccctttatagcttaccggtactgtttggtgtgagccactAAGGCTCCGTATTCACCGTCCTTTGACCTATAGTTTTTTCTtatacaaattatgacttggatggagagttgtctcattctaGCActcaataccacatcttcttatatctacttaaaaaaacaatttagtaTTAAGACTAACCTGAACAATGAAGTCCCTAGTGAGCACCTCAGGATTTGGAAGCACCGATCTTTCTGCAACAACAGCCATCCGAATAGACTGTCCATAACTAAGGAATGAGATCCCAACAGCCATATTGTGTAACTGTGGAACCCAATAAATCACAGACTTAATTTGCTTTGATGCAAATGTCAGAGTTCCTTCTGGTCCAGGAATATTTGAAATGACACAAGTGAATTTACCATGAATATGATTCCAAAATTTCTGAAATATACCAACAGAAAATAGACATGAAGTGACCCAAACTGCTCCTCGAGTCACTGAAAATAATGCACTAGAACTCAATTTATCCATAATATGTTTAACTTTCCACAAACGAGGAATAGCTCCCTCGGTATTTGTTGGTATAGGTACACTCATGtgtatataattgttattttcagTTGTGTAATATGAACAACCAGAATTGTAATGAACGGCTATCATACTTTTGATATCATAAGGATTTAAAACACcattttgattaaaatatgtCCGTAGGCAACCTGCTGTAACAGACAACAAAATATCATTCATTGTACTTCTGGTAATTTGTTTGATACGAGTGGCCTGTTCAAGGTCATAGGGTTCAGACCACGTCATCACTTGTTTCCCTGATATATGAACATGATCTCCATGAAACATATTAAAATCTCtcttcataaataaatatttttgcatAAACACTAAAGGTCCTACAAATAGTGACTTCAAactatttagaaatatattttgacGGGAAAATTTAAGTTTGGGAGCAGTCAAGTAACCAGTATCGGATAATGATTTCTGTAATACATACATAAGTGACATGCCATCCATAATACAAGAGCTAAGTCTGAGGTATAGTATGGTATCACGGTGTTCACCAAATCCTTGTAAAACTTGAACTTCCCACGGAGAGTGACCTGAGGTCAAAGATCGGGAACTTCTATTTGAAATGTATTCTTGTAAATCCTCTAAATTTTCTAATGATGAAGGCATAGGAAAAACATGATTTTTCATGAGAAAGTTGGTATCTTGGACCCAAGCAAGACCAGAACATGTTTGAACTATTTTTTTGGTTAGTTTTGGATATAACTTTATGCCTTCTTCATCCTCAGCACAAACAATTCTTGCATTGATGAGATCTTGAATTCGATGTATATCCAAACCAGCTTCAACAATAAGTAAAGCTTGGTAGATGTCAGTTTTACCTTGACATTGGCGTAAAGCTAGCATCTCTTTTTTAGTCAACAGTTCACCTGCTTGAcatttgtttccatagcaacaacAACATGAAcacaatttttttatgaaataaattattgGCAACAGAACACTCAAAAGCACACACGTAGGACAGAACACTatcaatgaacaaaataaaaaaataatgctgtAGAAAAATTTGCATTTCCCTTTTGGCACATCAACCGGAATAATTTGTGTGAATGGTGAACTCGGAAAACTATGACGAAGTCCATGATGAGTATATCCACTTAATGTAGCTATACTTAAATCTTCCTCACTCTTCTGATGTTTTAACCTTTCCATATCAATTGAAAGATACTGTCGACTCTGATCTGGTATGCCTGACATACTCCCATTACTGTATAAATCGTTACTAGAGGCAGATTCATTTGACAGACTTATTGTATGATCGCTATTCAGAAGTTTTTGTCTTCCTCGATCAGAATTCACACCATAAAACATTGGCATactaaaatcatttttattaaattgattgGGAATGGAGCTTTCGATCGTTTTTGACCTTTTGACATCTGATGATGTTTTTGAGTTATGTCTTCCAGAATTGCTATTACTGATTGTATGGGCTGAGGCATTGTCATCAGATTTGCTTTTAACCATTCGTACATGCTGATGGTCAGTAGGAGGGTTATTTGACATATCAGACATAGGATACTCATTGCAGATTTCATACTTTGATGCTGAATCATTATCACTGATTTTTGGCAATTTCTGGAAGGAAATACGACTCCCTCCACTGCTGTGTCGACTTTTTTTGTCCTCATCACCTCCTGATTGTTTGGAACTTTTTTTCCTATCTTCAGACTGTGAATTTCTTCTTCTGTCTTCTGAATGttgcttttttgttttagtttgcaTGTATTCCTGACCCTGCAGTAGTTTTTCTGTAGACCCATACCTTGATGCTGGTCTACCTTGTGACTGACTGAGTCTACGATTTTCATCTTgtgtttcattattataatatTCTGAAGTTGTATCAGAGTCCTTAAGAGCATGAACTTCTTCAGACCTTCTTGTAGATTTTTTTCGTCTTTCGAGAGAGGAACTTCTGTGTCTTGATGTTGATCGATCATTAGAATCTCGAGCTTTTTCATTAGAAGATTTGGAAATGGATGATTTTCGACTATTGTTTCTGTCATTGCTTGTTGTGGGTCGCTCTTTGTCCATTTATTTCTTTACCTATTTTCCATCAGACTGcccttaaaaaaataaacaaccatTTATTTTAACTGTATATTTCATTCATTTGACACCCCTAACTATATAATTGTACTATTTCATATGGAGCAAGCTGTTATTATTGACTTTTTTGTTGCCAAACATAACTTCTGATTGTAATCGTTAATCCATCCAGTGCTTCATAAAATTCACTAATATATAAGCAGATTTTCTTGCAACTGAGCTATCATTTGTATTACAGAAGCAATTTAAATGTTTATAGGTTTAGTGTTGAAATTACAATCAAACAGGTGAGGGGGAAAAACCCAGATTTTTATTAACAGATAACATTATGTCATTCCAGAACCTTTAAAGATTACAATATagaatgggttttgctcatttttgaaggtcaTACGGTAAACTATAGTTGTTTACTGTAATTATGTCTTTTGGTGTCAACTTATGAGTAGTAAACCAAAGATATTACTTGAATTTAGATTGTTTAACTGttagctttaaaaaaaacttctgtCATAACCAAAATTGAAATGGTCATGCACTTGCAAGTAAATATTTATACAATTGAATCACCTTTTTAAAATATGTGTAATATGATTTGTAACTTAATTTAACGCTCTTGTCTGATTGACttacaaataaatgaaattcaACTTTTTATTTATCCATAGTATGATACATAAAATAATATTCATGCAAAATTCCTTTTGGTGTAACTTTCTTGCTGTTGCTCACTTCGGGAAAATAGCAATCTCAAAAAAGTACTTTTTGTCAGAATTTTGTGGTTTCAAGTTTCAAAGTTAATTTTAATACTGTAAGACAAATATAATTCAAAGGTTTCAATACTGACAGCTGACAGACATTATAATGTCTCTTCAACATGGAataaatgttttttgtcaaatatatattaattcaCATGTACCTCATGATTTCAATGCaattagatgggctgatttacaccagtcaaaactaaatttgaaggtcaagactagtcgagactggtttagactgagtcgagactgagtcgagacaggttgagccttggtcaagaccatttcagactacaccaagatcattaagcatgttaagtactgaatcagactaattaagtaaagtcgaggcctagtcgagtacacttaagtacagttaagtacagtcgagacaatggcAAGACTAGTCGaataaaatgtgtgctcgattttactggtcaagcacaaaaactggtcaattcagactctgcatgagcagtttgtagtgatgGTTAATGCAACACCTTGAACCCCCAACCCCCCACCAATCTTGAATAAACCCATAAATAACTTAATTGAAAAGATATGTTCATATTTCAGTAAACTTTCAGTAACAATCTAAATCTGAAATATTATCCTGCTACTTATAATTCTTGATTCCTTAAACTGCACAGAAAGGCAATACCAAAAccaatttattttataagaaagTTTATTTGAGATTATTCAGATCGCTGTCTACAGTGTATTATCTGATACAAATTAGGGTTGAAGAAATCAGTTTTTCTGACAATGATAAATCTAATGCCATTGACAAGGCCAATACTATTTGGTAATTTGATCCAGTTTACAGAGTCCATTAAGTTCTGATATTTTCCCATTTTCGGGAtacaaatcaaataataaaagatattgaTCATAAAGCGTCAAGCagctaaatgtcaaataaacaagTAAACAAACGGAAATTGTGTTTTTCGTAAATATTACACAGAGGACCTAATTATCATGGATAAAAAAACTGAAGGATGAGAATATCTTATTCTCATAATTCAATCCttcaaaaatccggttaaaatattcaaaagtgCATCGATTACTATAAGGccaagaaaaaatattttgtatttccaGGTAGGAAGTTTATTAGctactaattttaaaaagaactcTGTAAAAAATCAAGTCAAGATTACTAATGACTATAACCAAAGAAGTCTATATACCTTAGAGTATATAACAAAGAAATTGAAATTACACTTAGTTAAAGATCCTTGAAAATTATCTGAGTTTAAAGTTTTCCCTGTTCAGGCAGCCCCTAAACACTTATTATTGCCCTGTTCtttaatactttttaaaattgcattggagaaatttgaaaaaaaaagtaacctTAGAAAATGACAGTTGTGCAATTACAAACTCACTATTATATATAATAAGCAAATAAGATGTAGCTATATGGCAGCTGTAAAAATTGCTTTCTCTCTACAACTCAACATTATCAAAGCTGtagaggaaatttataaaatatttccctTTCATATTAGAAGCCAAGAAAAATTTGAGAAAAGTTTTCTTGTGGAAGGACAGACAGACTGATCACAACACAGTCACACATGCACTAATTCATATCTAAAAGTctccattttctattttaatttggaAATCCCATTCAACCTACAATTTACTATACATATGTAACTGTATATGTATTCAAGGATATGAGACTCTCTAAAACCAactatttgaaaatctaaaaatcTTTATTAGTGATTGATTTTCActtatttgatatatatactCTAAATTTTCTCAGTACAGATCTACAGtaattatttttaacattatatGTTTATTTCTAAAAAGCCTTGCAATTCTAATGTTGACCACAGTGAGTGTCTCTTATTGTTCATGCAATTCCCTACAGAAATTTCAGACCAAAGACTTATGACCCATAATAATCAGACATGATTCTGAAATACTAGCTTCTATAAGGTAATCTTCGGTTCTTAGATATATTATTTCTCTAAATTGACATTTACTTATATATTAGTACAACAACCACAATCAGGATTGTCTTATACTTAAAGGAAATCTCGATCTGATAAAACCAATCGTAAATGactggaaatatatatatattctacttAAGCCCTGGCTATAGGTATAATGGCCATTGACACAACGAGAAATTACCAACTGATATAAGCTATTTGCTGTTCAATAGTCAAACCAGagaacaaaacacataaaataaatgttgaatGAAATTGAAGTTTTTTTAGTTCAAATACAATAACAATTTATCTTGATTGCAGTACCATGCATAAAATAGGCCATCTaaatttctcatttgaattgttttacacttgtcatttttgggccGACTATACAGTCtcaattttgctcattgttgatggtcaTACCATGAAATAAAGTTGCTaattgtgtcatttggtctcttgtggtaaattgtctcatttgcaatcataccacatcttcttatgttctTATGAACTTAAAACCAAGAAACTTTTAAACAGTTACGTTACAAATAAAATGGtacttatttatttcattatgtaCTTGATCAGAGTTTTATGGTTATAAGAATTGTGTTCCATAAAATTTTGTAAAGGCCAACTAAAGATTATAAGCACAGAAACGATAAATGCAGCTATTTTTGCATTTGttaaggggaataactctatATTGGTAAACATTTGATCTGGTATTTGTGGTaacaagcattgtgtataaatgtcatcacatttggttgaggcactctaaaagttagagaacagaaaccaatttttggGAGGTTGGGACATACGTACAGACAGACAAGTGTAAAACTTTAATAGGCCCTTCGCTACAGCGAGGGGCAGAAAAATGAGTTGAAAAGAAAagtaacaaatattcaaaattgatCGACAGTCTGAGCTCAGTCATGGGGTAGTTATTGTGGTGCAACATATGGGTATAGCCCAGAATAATGAGGGGATAAACTGTTAAAGGGTTCAAACCATTTCCTTTAGTAGCTTTAAAAAGATGTCATCAATAGAGCAGAAacattcagtaaaataaaatggTACAAATTAAGATTTCCTAGACTGGAAGTCCAGTCTCTTGTGTTTGAACTGTCCTCACTCAGGACAATAGCATATAGATTCTTGAAGGTTCTGATTCTTTTTCCTATGATAGATTAATTGCCTTATTAGCAATTATAACACATTTCCTAATATTTTCGTATTGATCTAAATCTGTCAACACTCAACAAGGGTTAAAGTTTTACAATCAAAAGTTGACTAAGATGATGCATTAAGAAAAGACTGAAGACGAAAGACAGATTTCCCTTTGTGATTATACAAACCCACAATAaactattataataatatttgatTTCAAAGAGAACCTAAATAGAAATACCAGCAAAGTAAATTTTTTGATGGATACACAATTTTCAAGATCAGAGGAAAAGTTAAAAGAGTACTATAACTTCTGTAATTATTGCTTATCAGACTTTATCAAAGCCTAAGTCTTTACTTTTCCCTGATGACATAATCTCATTGCTTTCaagtaaaaagatgtggtatgaatgtcaatgtgACAAACTATCCATCatagaactaaaaaaaaacaaggatgtaaattaaaaactatagaGGTCTCTGTTGGTCCTGACTATCAAACACCCTAAAAGCTGTGAGGGTCTGCATGGGGGGAGGGGTCCCTAATGACTCAAGAATTCTTTAATAATCAAGTaactttcaaaattatattttgtttgcctatttttctctattcttttgtttgttttgttttatgt encodes:
- the LOC139491040 gene encoding uncharacterized protein; its protein translation is MDKERPTTSNDRNNSRKSSISKSSNEKARDSNDRSTSRHRSSSLERRKKSTRRSEEVHALKDSDTTSEYYNNETQDENRRLSQSQGRPASRYGSTEKLLQGQEYMQTKTKKQHSEDRRRNSQSEDRKKSSKQSGGDEDKKSRHSSGGSRISFQKLPKISDNDSASKYEICNEYPMSDMSNNPPTDHQHVRMVKSKSDDNASAHTISNSNSGRHNSKTSSDVKRSKTIESSIPNQFNKNDFSMPMFYGVNSDRGRQKLLNSDHTISLSNESASSNDLYSNGSMSGIPDQSRQYLSIDMERLKHQKSEEDLSIATLSGYTHHGLRHSFPSSPFTQIIPVDVPKGKCKFFYSIIFLFCSLIVFCPTCVLLSVLLPIIYFIKKLCSCCCCYGNKCQAGELLTKKEMLALRQCQGKTDIYQALLIVEAGLDIHRIQDLINARIVCAEDEEGIKLYPKLTKKIVQTCSGLAWVQDTNFLMKNHVFPMPSSLENLEDLQEYISNRSSRSLTSGHSPWEVQVLQGFGEHRDTILYLRLSSCIMDGMSLMYVLQKSLSDTGYLTAPKLKFSRQNIFLNSLKSLFVGPLVFMQKYLFMKRDFNMFHGDHVHISGKQVMTWSEPYDLEQATRIKQITRSTMNDILLSVTAGCLRTYFNQNGVLNPYDIKSMIAVHYNSGCSYYTTENNNYIHMSVPIPTNTEGAIPRLWKVKHIMDKLSSSALFSVTRGAVWVTSCLFSVGIFQKFWNHIHGKFTCVISNIPGPEGTLTFASKQIKSVIYWVPQLHNMAVGISFLSYGQSIRMAVVAERSVLPNPEVLTRDFIVQMDKLSELLAHRRIPGEYLTKKIETLQQLDDEIHSEPTVHQLQMKMAVIQQEIQDLKGQLDSDGRQRHFSKDQKIVKKIENLKEHFRELLVECRQRKAAESENAMILTEDDNDIDDDREDGEVKRPFRRRTLSISSRVSRLSTASVSSTARPLAATTPTTPIDFPDDISQDSFRTDGTSHINRPMYRRQQSSEMRDQMQILEYASSPLAERRFRTF